The Chryseobacterium oranimense genome contains the following window.
TTTTCTGGGATCAATCTCGTTGGCTATGTATTTTTTGATATTTTCTTCCGAAACCCGTTCTTTGTGAAGGGTGTAAACCGATGAATCGATAATGGTTATAAGATCAGAAATTCCTTCTTCAGAACCCACAGTAAATTTTGAAATTATATTCATGAATCTTTTTTATTCAAATTTAGAAGATTATTGTATTCAAAAGGGATACAGTTTTCATTAATTTATTCGTTACAGTTTTTTTAATTAAAAATCTTCATTTGATAATGGAAATACATGTTCTTTGTTGCAGATATGAATAGATGTGGTTCAAAAATTTTGCAACTTTGGAATAAGAATAAATAGTTCAGATTGATGAATAAAAAATAGTTGAATTACGGTTCTCAAGGCCTATAAAATTTAAAGAAAGCCCTGAATTTTTAATTTTAATGTAAAGAAAACCAGATGGATGGTCAAATAGCAAAAAAAAATAGCATTTTAACTCAAACTTTTTCTTTCTCAGTTAGGCTGGAATTACCATAAAACCTATATTTGCAGCCTAAATTTTAAAAATAATGAAAGAACTAATTGAAAAAATCAACGCTGAATTCGAAGCGTTCGCAACTGAGGCTAACCAACAAGCAGAAAAAGGAAACAAAGCTGCAGGTACAAGAGCTCGTAAATCAGCTTTGGAACTTAGCAAACTGTTCAAAGAATTCAGAAAAGTTTCTGTAGAAGAAGCTAAAAAATAATTCGTTCCCCAGCCGGCTCACTGAGCCGGCTTTTTTTATGTCTTTCCGCCTTACGATTTAGGTGGGCTTTATAGTTAAAATACTATTAAATTTCATTAGAAAATTATCTTAGTTCCCTGTCCGGGCATATATTTGTGGAAGTTGATTTTAAAATTAATTTCCAACCATGAAATACCCTTATCTTTTAATGATTCTTTTCGTTGGGCTTTGTTCTGCTCAGAGGTTAAAAGTAATCGATTCGGAAAATGATAAAGCTATACCGCATGCAAGAGTCATTCTTTCCAATCAGGTTGTTTATACCAATGAGGACGGCTTGGCACCCGTAAGCCAGGATGCCCGGAATTTTGAAATTTCGGCTTCAGGGTATCAGAAGAAAATAGTTACAGCTTTTAATTCCCAGATTAAGCTGACTCCTGCTTACAAAAATGTTGGAGAAGTAAAGATAGTCAGCGTAGATATTAGGAAGCTTCTCGGAGATGTAAGCAAGAATTACCATAAAAGATATTATAATGAACCTTCCCTGTATGATGTGGTTTATAAAGAAAAAAGGCTGGATAACAATAAACTTTATTTCCTCGTCATTGCTGAAACAAAATTGTGGAGCAAAAGCAATCATTACAATTACAAAGATGGTATAAGGAAAAACTATGATGAAATCCTCCAGATGCAGCTGAATAATGTAAAATACCTGAAAAATATAAAAGGAGACAGTATTTTTACAACCGGGACCAATGAATTTTCCCATGAATATATGGGGAATTATTTCTTCAGCTTTGAACTGAACCGTACTCTTAATCACATAAAAAGTGACGGGGCAAAATATTCAGGAAAGATGATCTTTGAAGAGGGCGATGAGCAGCTGATTAAGTTTAAAATCAAATCCGGTGTAGGAATCGAGTTGGAAGGAGAGTTTAAATATAATAAAACCGATAAGGTGATTACTTATTTTGAAGTACATTATGTTCAGACGAGCTATCCTCCGGTGAGAAGAAAAACAGCTGATGGGATAGAATACGACTACCAGCTTGGAGATGCTTCGCTCGTTTTTGATTTTTATAAAAAAGACGGAATGTATTTACCGGCGCTTACCAGGTTTGAAGGGGATAAGTACTCTGCTTTCTATTTGGGCAAGAAACATGAAAGAAAATTCAGTCGGGAAATTATTTATAACACTTTTGAAAAATCAAATAAAGAAGGTCTTTCCCAGAAAGTAGATTTCAGCAAGAACATCTGGGAGAATGTTCCTGTGAAAGAAGAAAAAGAAGATGCAATACTTCTTTCGGCCGATGAACAGGCCTTTATCAATGAAAAATGATAAATATTGAATTAAACTTAAAGACGATCACTTTTGAGATATTTTTTTGTGGAAATCAAACCGGAAAATCTGTAAAATATTCCTCTTATCCGTGAATTTTCTTCTTTATTCAGGCAAATTCTGTTATCTTTAAGCATTCAATATATGTTATGAAGATAAATAGATTTTTTGCTGTGCCTGCCGTTGTGCTGGCCACCCAGTTCTCGTGGGCTCAGGTGAAGGTTGATCCCAAAGAAAAGCTGGATCCTGTTGTAAAAAGCTTTGTAGATGAAATCAACAACAGTTCTCAGCTGGAAAATATGGCTTATGAACTTCTGGACGGTATTGGTCCCCGACTGGTGGGAACGCCGGAAATGTTAGCCGCCAACGAATGGTCCGCCGCTAAAATCCGTTCATGGGGGATAGAATCCAGCC
Protein-coding sequences here:
- a CDS encoding histone H1, with protein sequence MKELIEKINAEFEAFATEANQQAEKGNKAAGTRARKSALELSKLFKEFRKVSVEEAKK